The following is a genomic window from Triplophysa rosa linkage group LG11, Trosa_1v2, whole genome shotgun sequence.
GCAGCTCGTCTCCCTGAAACTGCACCTCCAGTTCCTGCCGTGTCCACTCCATCTCCGCCTGTCTCTTCTTCTGTAGCTTCCTCTCCTCATTTCTGACGCTCTCCTCGGCCCTCTGGTAAGATCTGTTAATGTAGCAGTGGCCGTCCACGGCTCGCAGAATCCGCTCAATCTTATGCAACAGCTCTTTGCTCCCGTCTCTGTTCTTCCAGTGCTTACTGAAGATGTGATACCGGCAGCTGCACTGCTCCACAAGCTCCCTCAGATGCCAGTCAGTTCTCATGACCCTGTCATTGAGCGCTCTGCCTCTCAAATGGCCGTCGTAAAGCAGGAGGACAATGGTGTAGTTTAGAACAGTCTCTCCGAATTTCTTCATAACCAACTTGGGAGTCTTCATGTCATTAGGAGAGATTTTCTCCAGGTCAAAAGTCACAAGGACAGCATGAGGTCCGGGAGAGGACAAACACATTGATCTTCTCAGCTCTTTCCTCATTTTGGACTTGGACAGGTCTTTGTCGTACAGGTTCGGTCCGTTGACTACTGCAACCCTTCTTCCCGCCAACTCTCCCAGACTTTTCTGGCTGGCTGCAATGCTGTAGACATCCTTGGAAAATGCCTCCCTTCCCAAAATGAAGTTGGTGAGAAGAAACTGAGATGGACCACTGCTTCCGATAACTACTATACTAACTCCACATCACAGAACCCTACAGAAACATAAAacagcatttaataaaatagttattcTCAAAGCGAACTGCTTCTTTTTGTTCCAGACCCATAAGCTGTTATTTACTTTCATGGAATGCAAAGAATTTGAAGAATCTATAGCTGTCCTTCACGCAACGGTTCAAAAGCAGATAGATGTCCAAGGTAAAGTTTAATTTGGTTATAAACAAATTCCACAATTAAGAAAAAAGTTGGAAATGTGtgcctttgttttttttaagtaatgtgTTGCAGATCCATCGTTTTCTACAGATGCTTTTAGAACCAGAAATGATTTATGACTTACCCCCTCTTTTAGGCATGGCTTCACAAGCAGCTTTGCTTTGCTGGTGTTTGTTCATCGCACTGTGCTGTGTTGATAAATCACAAGCTCTAATACTGGATGGAATTTGCCCTGCAGGTAACACATGCTTCTGTCTGATACCCCACTCGAACATTGCACATGACTTTAGGATTTTAGGATTTTAGGATTATAGTCTGAtgatgttattaaaagataaaGTGCAATGATTGTTATCATGTCTCAGACTTATTCTTTAAATTGGAAAGACTTTCTCCAGCAACAAAAATCCCTTCAATGATGATATGTCtcttaatgtgcacacaaacatcAGGCTACAGCAGGCCAAATGCATTGGACTCATGTTTTGCAGAGTCAACGTTTGCCCTAATATTTACTgtgaatgtaaaatgtaatgtaaaaatgtactaaagttgttaatgtgtaAGAATAATGTAATATAAGAATAGGCGGTGAGCTCTTGGCTATGGTTTGGCAGACACTGACATTCAGTTGCGGTCAGGATTTTTTAATCAATACTCAAATCCACACTGATGATACAGTGACGTAATAAATTTGGAGGCACACTCAAACAGCTAAACAGACAGTCTATTGCagacaataaaaatgaaacaatggcaaaaatgaaataaactaacaaataaatgGATAACATTGCTCGGTTTAGTTATTAAGTTTTGGCAATTTAATGTATTGAAGAAACAACTGATCGATGATGCCACCACGCCATCTTGCGGACAGctatagtatttttattaagaatgattttgaatattttttataaatacagccattatttaatacaatgtctatggcatgtttgtatctttttACCCTCCGTTTTTCATACAAGATGATTTACAACCATAACATAATTAACATAACATAaactaaagaaaagaaaaagtaacTTTAATGATAAATGGAAAAACAtgctaaataattaaaaagaatTGAGGAGAAATATCACTCTATAGTTAAGGACagcagataggcctatatattttattttaattaattttaaatagGTTGCGCCACAGacacatacatattttttattacgtCTATGGGTTGCGCCCGGAAGCCTGGGGGAAAAGCGCTGTGACGCGAGGTATTACGTAGCACCGTGCGGAAAACATGTCC
Proteins encoded in this region:
- the LOC130562202 gene encoding LOW QUALITY PROTEIN: GTPase IMAP family member 5 (The sequence of the model RefSeq protein was modified relative to this genomic sequence to represent the inferred CDS: inserted 2 bases in 2 codons) — its product is MPKRGGFCDVELXIVVIGSSGPSQFLLTNFILGREAFSKDVYSIAASQKSLGELAGRRVAVVNGPNLYDKDLSKSKMRKELRRSMCLSSPGPHAVLVTFDLEKISPNDMKTPKLVMKKFGETVLNYTIVLLLYDGHLRGRALNDRVMRTDWHLRELVEQCSCRYHIFSKHWKNRDGSKELLHKIERILRAVDGHCYINRSYQRAEESVRNEERKLQKKRQAEMEWTRQELEVQFQGDELRWQMDAYNASVGAEIWAEAELENRWLRTSLTVGLGVGFVAGAIMGMIVGSVEGPAGMAVGGAVGGVVGGTSGAAIQVAIEHLDERVGPHASSFNXAFVNRFFREPRV